Genomic segment of Labrus mixtus chromosome 1, fLabMix1.1, whole genome shotgun sequence:
GCTGAACCAGGACCTGTTAATTGGCACCTTTTTTTATCTCCTGTGTAAACACGGCTGGTTGTTGAGACCAAGGAAAACACTTTGTTTGATTTCCCGGCCTCTTAAGATTAAGATGAGCCAGAACCATCACTATTTCTGTATCTTGTAAAAGGACAGCCCACTTTGTGAATTAATTCTTTCACAATGTTTCTATGTTAACGATGAGAGAATTTACATGGATTTGATCGGGGTTTTAAAgaatcctgtttttgtttttgtgcatgtaaacatcagatTTCACTACCTGGAGaactctgaaagaaaacaggattcTGTGTCATGTATACTCCTTAAcccggtttctgacagctgcagacTACCTGCACCTCAGCCGCGTATCCGCAGAACAAACATGGCCGCTCACAGCTGTGTACCATAACCCCGTTGACTcctgtttgaaacacatttgtCCACACACAAACCCAGATTTGGTATTAAATAGTCTTTATTAATAAAAAGGTTAAATCAATACTTTACATCTTAAAAAAGCGTCATCACTCTCTGAACAATTTTATAATAATAGCAATTTGTTGTCAGCCGCAGTAAAATGTGTTAaactggagaagaagaagcttcaCTGGTGAACCAGTCCAACACCTGTTTCTTGTTCATCTCCACCCAGTTTATGTTGGCCTTTGTCCTCTCCAGAGCCTGCTCAAGAGACGCAGAGGCCGAGCCGAAGTGCCCGGCGTTGTCTTCTTTGaactgcagcagctgaagaggaagaagaacaagaacaagaggAAGAGGGTTACTGGGattccttttcacacatgcacaaacctCCTGAAAACCCAGGAAACATTTTCGGGGTGAATTGCACAAAATGaagcattacattttttaaagctactGTCTGGACTTTTTCCTGCAAGCCAGTCGGGGTGAGccaatgtgtgaacacagcaggaaatctTCAGGAAAATATGAACGAGTGGGCGGGATGATCTGGTTTATGTCCTGCAACATCTGCGCGGGCAGATCTTTGAAGCCACTTTAACTCTTTCCTGCTCGCCAGTACGTTCTCTCCCACTCCTTTTTTAATACTGTGAACACGTccaattacacatagcattgaaaTAAAGGCAACAACTGCCTTCAAAGAGTTGGACTCTGTTGCCTCATCCATCTTGGATTTGTAGTAATCCGTCCACCAGAGAGGGAAAATCTCCCGCTGAGTGTGAAAGGGCATCTAACTCAGGGAATTTTCAGGAGCAGGCTgcaatatttaagttttttctACACTAATGTAATCTTATTTAAGAACTTAAATGTTACACTGGGTCATTCAGTATCGGTAAGAGGAACTGTACCTGTTTGTACTCGAACTCGGAGGAGAACCGTTTGGTCACTCCATCGATCAATCTTCCAAACGAAAACGATCCACCGCCATaactgaggaaaaacaaaaaacatgacagagtCAGATCATCACGTTATCCGTCGGGAaattagtaataataataataataataaattagatttatagagcgcttttctaaatactcaaagacgctttgacaggaaacaacaaaaaacaaagcaaaaacaaagagaacaatacaacagAAGTGGTGtcgagggaagaggatgagagtcagtggtgagtttttagggatttcttgtaggaagtgagtgtggggaagtctctgatgtttttatggagagagttccagagggtgggagcggcaatTCAGTATGTATGCAGTTAACATGAAAACTTCCCCCCCTAAGGGGAGAAGGCTGCATCtaggtgcactcacactaggtaaatacaaatacttctaacatgttttcagtctgtTGCGATGTCGACACACTCCATATGTGCATCAGTCAACTCACTCATTGAATATATGGTCCCAGTTGGATCTGATGAAGTCCCACGCCAGAGGCTGACCGACGGAGTTTCCAGCGATATAAGTGATGGTGAAGGTAGCATCCTGCTTACGGATCTTCTCCGGGTCCAGGCAATACTCCAGATACCTGCAACACTCTCACAGTGAGGACTTTGCTGACGGAGGAGGGTACAGGTTTAATTAAGAGCTCTACATCAAAACAGAAGAGTCTGAGTGTTGCTGACCTGTTGAGCAGCCAGGGCTGTTTGGTGCAGGACAGAGCATACATGAGTTTGTCAGCCTCGGAGGCGATGGTGGCGTTCTTGAACATGGACCAGGCAAAGTCCCACTCCTCCACCCCCCCTGCTGCGATTGCACTGCAGTACACTGTGGACTTCAGGTTAGGACGAATGCTGGAACAAAGTATAAAGATGACCCAAGATGTTAGAGACAATGACAGCAGCAGTGGAATCAGGGAAGTCAAGGAGGGGGAATGGTTTGTAAGAGTCTGAAGAGgtggactgtataaaacatggacgtagtctcagtgagctcatccattggtttctgaagatgCCTTATGAAGCCTAAGGGCCGCGGTCTAAGCCCAAGAACGTCTCAGGGAAATTACATCCTTCTTGGGGAAGAACCTGGCTCATCAGTGCCTATGCAAGGTGCAGCACTGATACATCCAGCTTCCCCCAAGAGGAGCTGGAAACGTTGCTGGGCTGAGGGACGTCTGCCCTGGCTTCAAGGGGTCACCTCTTGTGGATGGCAAAAACATGGCACTACCTACAGGATTTAGGATTTAGGACATTTCAGAGATGTTGGAAAGAATAAAAGTTCACATACTTGTTGGTTTCTGGGTTTGCCATCCACTCTCTGAACCAGCCGGTGGTCAGCTCCTTGCATCCTGGCACTCCCGTGCTGCAGGCCATGGAGATTGCATTCACCTGATTGTACCTGGACGGAGACAAGAGTAATGATGTAACACTCAGAAGAAGAACGCTGAAGGAGAGTCAACTGCAATTCAAagtctgagagtgtgtgaaCCATTTTCTCTggctgtgtttatttatttgttttcattttacatatttttgtggGATTTTAACCATCTTAACACACTAAACAACTGCAACCaagctgcattttgttttctgttctccagtatgttcttccaCATTGTTCTTTctttgcacccccccccccccccccagtctgacagggatagtctacctctgtgaggtgcatgtgtgaacaaccagatcaggaggatttcaggggcagtcctcctgaagttgtctagatattttcaggaatgcaGAAAATGTCTTATGGTGTTTTGTCCAGACGGTTAAAGcccacacatgttcatgagagaGGAGCAAATATCTGATGAACTTACTGGTCGGTGTGTTTATCTGGGATCTTTGTCCAGTTGGCGGTGAGATCTTTGAAGTAATTAAACAGCGGAGTGACCTGTTTCTTTATGTAAGCCTGAGGGAGGAAAATGAACTCCAGTTGTTATAACCAAACTGAACTCCTTCATTATCACATCAGCTGGCTTTattaaagatgaagaagaagatatctGGACACCGACCTGCATGGGTCCATACACCTCACTGCGGTCAAACATGAGGATGAAGTAGTTCAGATTGCGGCTGGTGGTCTCCCAGGGCATGTATTCACGTTCTTTATCCAGGAACTTTGTGGTCCTCAGAGCCAGAGTCGTGTCCACCATCTTTGCCCTGAAAGCGACACGTGTTAGCTGAACTTGTTCTTTTGATGTCCTGACAGGACGCTCTGTATGAACGCGGCCTCACCTTGCCAGGTTAAAAGCGTCGTCGATGATTTGAGCTCGGTTGGTCTCCGGAATATCCTGAAAAGTGACCGAGACATTTATGAGTTTAGAGGGCTTGGGAAGTCATTTAGAAAACATTGCAGAGGTGAGGTGTTGTACCTGATGTTTGGAGCTCAGCTTGGCGAGGAGACGTTCCCAGTTTTCCGAGTCGTAGTTGACTCTGTAGAAGCCCTTCATTTTGATGTTGGCCACCAACCAATCGTTTGGACCGAgcgtcatgtttgtgtttgtagctgaaaacattttctaagTCAGATCCTCGTTTTTTATAACGATGCTTTGAACATGTAACCTGAATTAAAACACACCTTCTTTATGTAGGAGCCAGTATTGCTGCTCAACTCCACCAGTTTTAATCCAGGTCACAGGGACGAACCACTCGTACCTGAAGCATCCATCCAGCCAAACAAATAAGCATGTTAGAAAATCGAACGGTGTAAATctaacacatactgtatgtccagGATGTTTTCATTAAACCAGGGACCAGATCGGGCTTCTCCCTTTTTGCTAGAAGTGACCCCTACTCCCCCCTTCCAACaattcctgtctctcttcagctgtccgatcCAATGGCGGCAAAATTGtccccaaaaaatatctttaataaaataaagaaatgttttcttaccCAAACGGCGAGGGTCTATGTACCACAGAGTCTGGgtccaacaggaagtgtttCTGGCTGATTTTTCCAGTCTTGCTGTCAATGGTGACAACTGGGAATCCCATCTGCAGGATCCAGCGGTTCATGATCTCCTCCACGGAGTACGGCAGCGGAACGCCGGCTTTATCCACGGCCTGTTAGCacagggaaaaaacacaagagtcaAAGAATGACTTTCCTTAATCCCTGCAAAGAgatattttaaagaggacatatcatccccctcctccacctttcaaacagtccccctgtgaaacatctgtgctgtgctttggtctaaatataacatgaatcaagcaccagaggaggtttgtgaccctgtataaaccagctctctcagaacgctccgttttggtgtgtgtgtctctttaaatgcaatgaccccccctgagttttccccatagacatcactcctctgtagagagaataaaaatggtggacaggtgcaaaagttttgctctaggctgggggtggagtccatgggtggagataccaggggaggggaggagattttatttttttaccagaatcccactgtgacatcacaaggagagcacattggaaacagagcatttttctctgtgttgtaagacttatgcagaccacaaacaaaggactggatggtttattttacatgttgtgggtcagtagagactcaggttacccagatatatgttcatactatgtcccctttaacagaAGGAAGCAATGACCATGTTATGTAGTTGTAGACACTTTTTTGATGCAAAGGATTTTAACTTTTGACTTAATCCATGGACCAGCGgcatgtccagacttttttttaactggggcTCTAACTTTCTAAATAAGTTGAGATCTCGAGTACTCCTAATGATGAGGAAACAGACTGAATAAACTGTATGGCTGCTGCTTTGGGATTCAGTACAGATGAATAgttttgaaaacaaagaagactttgagACTCCCTTTGACGTGGCATTGCTGCAGAAAGAAAGTCTCGATGCTATCTTACCATTTGCAGGTGTTTCCAGAGGTCGGTGTAGACCGTGTTCTGATATTTGAACGCCTCTAAGTATGtctgcagacagaaaacagtatttatttaaattgcaCAAAGCGACATATGCAGGCCGATAAAAAGCAGCCTTTGTGCATTTTCACCACACAGTCACATCATCAGTTTAATCGGGCGTACTCACATGGAGTCCTTTGGAGAAGACGTCCTCGGTGATGAACTCTGAGAGCATCCTGAGGACCGCAGCTCcctgtgatggaggaggagattaGCAGTGTTGGTGGGCAGCGTATCACACGGGATTTAATTAGAGCAGTGTGTTAATGAGCATCAGTGATTCATTAGCGGCCTGATTTAATTCTGCATCTTCCACAGGGAGTCACACGAGGGACAAGAGAACAGTTTAGAGGAGGTCAGTATCTCGTGTAGCGGAGCATGAAGAGAAACGATGCGTCTCGACAGGAGAgacttcatgtgtgtgtgtgtcggttgtTTAAACGCCACCTTGCTGTACGTGATGGAGTCAAACAGCTGACTGATGTCCTCCGGTTTCAGGACGTCCTCCTCTTTGGACGAGAGCGGATGAGAGGAGGCCAAAGCGTCGACTCCCATCACACCGATGATCTCGTTCAGGACGATCAAATCTttctgggaaacacacagagaccagtTTGTGTTCAGCTCTGACACACATTTTTCCAGTAATCAGTGTCATCTGGAGACGGGTTGTTATTGGTCGCCAACAGGATTTTggagtcaaattaaaaaatgaagctttaCAAGAAAAAGAGATCTGACTGAAATGAGCATGTTACAAAACTAACTTAAAATATTAACAAAGGTAATTTGTCTAACGTCTCGTCAAAGTATCTTATTTCtgcacattcacctgacaagtgaCTGATAAAGATCTTATTTTAAGATGTCAAGACACTCAGGTCAAATTCCCCTCGCTGCATCGACAGATATTTTAACTTATTGCAGCAGTtcagttttcacttttttctttgttgttatttgagacggccccgcccactcagggacgcCGAGTGTCGTCATAAAGACGCCTGAAAGAGCACCAACCGA
This window contains:
- the LOC132979063 gene encoding aminopeptidase Ey-like yields the protein MGKGVYLSKALVVTCVVVASAAVATIIALSVVYAQEKSKNEGTTTPGPITTASPPPPPTTPSTPTEPWQRYRLPDSLAPSSYNVTLWPRLAPNADGLFVFLGHSRVVFRCMKDTDLILIHSNKLNLTKFDGHHAKLTGLDGAAAPPLKRTWLEVPTQYLVVQLKSPLRAGSTYELFTEFVGELADDLGGFYRSEYMEDGVKKIVATTQMQPTDARKAFPCFDEPAMKAVFHMTLLHPHGTVALSNGMDYEPVNVTLDGVDVVQTSFAPTEIMSTYLLAFVVCDFTFIGSKPGAAVLIRIWARKKAIEEGQGDYALEKTGPILSFFEKYYNSSYPLAKSDQIALPDFSAGAMENWGLITYRETALLYNPDVSSNGDQEWVATVISHELAHMWFGNLVTTRWWNDLWLNEGFASYVSYLGADYAEPTWNMKDLIVLNEIIGVMGVDALASSHPLSSKEEDVLKPEDISQLFDSITYSKGAAVLRMLSEFITEDVFSKGLHTYLEAFKYQNTVYTDLWKHLQMAVDKAGVPLPYSVEEIMNRWILQMGFPVVTIDSKTGKISQKHFLLDPDSVVHRPSPFGYEWFVPVTWIKTGGVEQQYWLLHKEATNTNMTLGPNDWLVANIKMKGFYRVNYDSENWERLLAKLSSKHQDIPETNRAQIIDDAFNLARAKMVDTTLALRTTKFLDKEREYMPWETTSRNLNYFILMFDRSEVYGPMQAYIKKQVTPLFNYFKDLTANWTKIPDKHTDQYNQVNAISMACSTGVPGCKELTTGWFREWMANPETNNIRPNLKSTVYCSAIAAGGVEEWDFAWSMFKNATIASEADKLMYALSCTKQPWLLNRYLEYCLDPEKIRKQDATFTITYIAGNSVGQPLAWDFIRSNWDHIFNDYGGGSFSFGRLIDGVTKRFSSEFEYKQLLQFKEDNAGHFGSASASLEQALERTKANINWVEMNKKQVLDWFTSEASSSPV